Part of the Kamptonema formosum PCC 6407 genome, TCTCCTAGATAACTAAATCATTATCTCCTAGATAACTAATCTCCTAGATAACTAAATCCTTCTTCCTTTTTCCTTTCAAATTTTCAGCCTTGAATCGGCTTTCCCTCGCGATTAATAAGGCGACTTTTTGCATCAACAGCCGTAACATCCTCATAAACACCCTCATCGCGCTTCACATACTTGCTAAACCCAGCGCTCTTGTAATCAGTATTTGATGTCGGCATTATCAGTCTTGGCGCACTCAGCAAACGGCGCACAGTAGCGTCTTCTGGAGTATCTCCGGGATCGCATTTAGCTAACTTGCACAGTTCCCCCCAAGTAGTCACTTGCTGGTTCATACTGTGCCAAACTTCGACCCGTTCGTTATTGGTGGGACAAAAATAATCGTAGATAGGCATGGAAATAATCTCGATCGCAATGACTCAGATTACTGGCTTTAGACTACATTTCTGCTATTTTAGCTCAACTATACCCCGAATTGCAAGAGAAAAATTTTAAACTAGGGATTTGTTTGCTCCCAATTTACCCATAAATCTCGATTGTAATCTTAATCACAATCGGAATCGCAATTAAATTTTGAAAGCGATAGGGATAGGGATAGCGATATCATATAATTAACCCTAGCAGGCTAGCTCTTCCTAAACGATCGAACCTGCTCAGAGAAATATAGCAACTGCCAAAGTGATTAGAAGGCTCTTAATTGCTGAAGCTACTGTTTTGATTGCATCTTTCCTCTGCCTCCAGCATAGCAGCCTTCTGCCTTTTGCGATATTTCCTCTTGAATCCCCTGTGCTTTAAAGTAAGTATGGCTCTATTACCAGTAAACTAATGGCAGTAAAAATTACTCTCAAGCTCCTAAAAGATTTACCATAGTTTGCTAGCGATACTCAAGCGATCGCACTGTCTAACTTTCAGTTTGATTTATCTATTACTACCGAGGATTTCTCCATGAGTGATTTCAAAGTTACGCCAGAAGTAGAACTAAATATAGCTCAAATGTTAGAGCGATACCAGTTAGAAGATGAAGCAATCCTACGGCGTTGGGCCAAGCTGCACGGCATCAATAGCAGTCGAGGTTTTTACTATCCTAGCGAAGTAGATTTAATCGATCACGTTCACCACCATATTTACAATTTGGGAATGAGCATAGCTGACTACCAAAATCTTTTAGACCGCCGCCGCAACCATTCCCAACCTGCTGCTGAATCAAATAAAACTATTGCTAATCAGGTCGCTGATGAAGCTTATGATGCTATCGAAATGCTGACGGAACAATACTCAGAAGCAATAGATTTGATGGGTGAAAGAATTGCCGATCATTTCGTAGACGAGCTAGATTTATCGGTGATGCGACATCTCGCTAAAAAGGTACAAGACCGACGAAAACTCAACGGTCAGGCTAGACCTAATCGGTTTGTCCAAATCATTAAAGCAGTGATGCAACCTAACGGCAATACACTACTGGTACCTAAACACAATGAGGAATCTAGTATCGAACTTGAACACCACCATCGACTCGGCTAATAATTAGACACAATTGCAAAGGCGAAGCTGATACGCCCGAAGTCATCATTAAAAGCCAAAAAAATCTGCATTAGCTTGACTCCGACATAATTTTTGCAATTTGTTTATTTTTTGCAACCCTAAAAAGTTACCTCTAAGAGCGGCCTTATGACTCTCCTAAAGGTAACTTTTTATTCATAAATTCGAGCGCTATGACCTGTTTTAAACAGGACTTACGCACCCAACCAAAGAAACCGGGTTTTTTGAAGAAAATACTTGGTTGTTACCCATAGATTCTCTCAAAAACCCGGTTTCTGGGACTCCCTGCCTAAGTCCTACAAACTACTACCGAGAACGACCCTCTCCTGAGTTATCTAGACGAGGTTCAAGATTAGGATCTGGGGCATTAGTAGCACCCGGTGGGGCTACATTGTCATCTGAGTTATTAAAA contains:
- a CDS encoding FmdB family zinc ribbon protein, with amino-acid sequence MPIYDYFCPTNNERVEVWHSMNQQVTTWGELCKLAKCDPGDTPEDATVRRLLSAPRLIMPTSNTDYKSAGFSKYVKRDEGVYEDVTAVDAKSRLINREGKPIQG